The DNA window CGGGCAGGTCCGCGAGATCGCCGACCGCCAGCGCGCGACGATGGTTTCGCTGCAACCGGATCCGGCCGATCTGTGGGCCTACGCGGGCACCCCGAGGCTGTGGGACCGCCGCCGCGCGGACCCGCAGTTCGGCCAGGTCCGCGTCGGCACCGGGCCGCAGCGGCTGATCACCCCGCTCAAGGCACCGCAGACGGTGCCGCTGGAGGACCTCGACCCGGTGTCCTCGACGAACCTCCGCCACTTCATCCGCACCTATTCCGCGGTCCCCGAACTGCCGGTCGCCGTTTCGCTGCGCGCCTTCGCCACCGTCGCGCTCTCCGGTGCCCGCCCGCGCGCGCTCGGCCTGGCGCGTGCGCTGCTGGCCCAGCTCGCCACCTTCCACTCCCCCGCCGATCTGCGCATCGCGCTGTGCGTCCCGGACCACCGCCGCGCGGAATGGGACTGGGCGAAGTGGCTGCCGCACGCCACCGCGACCACGGCGACGGACGCGACCGGTCCGCGCAGGCTCGCCGCGGCCGAAGCCACGACGCTCGCCGAGCTGCTCGGCCCGGATCTCGGCGACCGTCCCGCGTTCACCCGCGCGGCGGGCGCGGGGTTCGACCACCCGCACGTCGTCGTGGTCGTGGACGGCGGGCGCATCGACGGCGAACCCCGGCTGGCGGACCGCCACGGCGTCACCGTGCTCGTCCTCGACGACGAGGCCCGCGAGCCCGGTGAGCACGCGCTGTGCCTGCACGTGGCGAACGACCGGATGGGCATGCTCGTCGGCGAAGGCGCCGAGCAGCGCCTGGCGTTCCTCGGCGCCCCGGACGCGCTCGACACCGGGGCTGCGGAGGCTATGGCGCGCACGCTGACGCCGCTGCACCACGTCACCCCGGTCGTCGGGGAATCCCCGATGGCCGCGACGTTCGGCCTGTCCGGGCTGCTCGGGCTCGGCGACCCCCGCGACATCGACACCGCGGTGACCTGGGCGCCCCGCGCGCCGAGGGACCGCCTGCGCATTCCGATCGGCGTCGACCCGCAGGGCCGTCCCGTCGCGCTCGACCTCAAGGAATCGGCCGAGGGCGGGATGGGCCCGCACGGGCTCGTCGTCGGCGCGACCGGGTCCGGCAAGAGCGAACTGCTGCGCACGCTCGTCACCGGGCTCGCGGTGACGCATTCTTCGGAAAAGCTCAACCTCGCGCTGATCGACTTCAAGGGCGGCGCCACGTTCGCCGGGATGACCGGGCTGCCGCACACCTGCGCGGTGATCACCAACCTCTCCGACGACCTCGCGCTCGTCGACCGGATGGCCGACGCGATCAACGGCGAGCTGCTCCGCCGCCAGGAACTGCTGCGGGCGGCGGGAAACCACGCTTCCGCGCGCGACTACGAACGAGCCCGCGAAGCGGGGGCGGACCTGGAACCGCTGCCGTCGCTGCTGGTGATCATCGACGAGTTCAGCGAGCTGCTCTCGTCGCGGCCCGAGTTCATCGACCTGTTCGTCACCATCGGGCGGCTCGGCCGCAGCCTCGGGATCCACCTGCTGCTCGCCTCGCAGCGGCTGGAGGAGGGCCGCCTGCGCGGGCTCGACTCGCACCTGTCCTACCGGGTCGGCCTTCGCACCTTCTCCGCCGCGGAAAGCCGCACGGTGCTGGGCGTCGCGGACGCTTACCAGCTCCCGCCGGTACCCGGCTCGGCGTACCTGAAGTCCGATACGGACACGCTGACCCGGCTCAAGGCCGCCTACGTCTCCGGTGCGCTTCCGCCGCGCCACGAAGAGGATCCGGGCGGCACACCCGACCACGGCGTGCTGCCGTTCTCGCTCGACCCCGTCGACCTTCCCGCGACTCCCACCGTCCATAGTGAACAGTCTGATTCGGACAGTACGAGTGAGACGATCATGGGCGCGATGCTGGCGAGGCTGGCAGGCCGCGGCCGGGCCGCGCACCAGATCTGGTTGCCGCCGCTGGACGTCCCGCCCACGCTGGACCAGCTCCTGCCGCCGCTCGGCGTGGCTCCCGCGCGCGGCCTGTGCCCGGTCGGCTGGGGTGGCAACGGCAGGCTCGTGATCCCGGTGGCGCTGGTGGACAAGCCGTTCGAGCAGCGGCGCGACCTGCTGTGGGCGGACTTCTCCGGCGCGGGCGGGCACGCGCTGGTCGTCGGCGCGCCGCAGAGCGGCAAGAGCACGCTGCTGCGCTCCCTAGCCGCGATGCTCGCGGTCACGCACACCCCGGAGGAGGTGCAGCTGTTCGTGCTCGACCTCGGCGGCGGCGCGCTCGCGCCGATCGCCGGGCTCCCGCACGTCGCCGGGTACGCCACCCGCCGCGACGCGCAACGCTGCCGCCGCGTCGTGGCGGAGCTGACCACCCTGCTCGAACAGCGCGAGGAGTTCTTCTCCGCCAACGGGATCGAGTCGATGGCCGCCTTCCGGCAGCGGCGCGCGGAGTTCACCGAGAGCACCGAAGGCCGCGAATTCGGCGACGTCTTCCTGCTCGTCGACAACTGGACGACGGTCCGGCAGGAGTACGAGCAGCTCGAAGAGCGGATCACCGCGCTGGCTCAGCGGGGGCTCGGGTTCGGCGTGCACGTGGTGATCACGCTCAACCAGCCGATGGGCGCGCGGGCCCCGTTGCGCGACGCCATCGGCACCCGGTTCGAGCTGCGGCTCGGCGATCCCGCGGACTCGCTCGTCGACCGCAGGACGGCCCAGAACGTGCCCGCGAACGCGCCGGGACGCGGGCTCACCGCCGACAAGCTGCACTTCCTCGGGGCACTCCCCCGCATCGACGGCGACCAGCGCGCGGACACCATCGGCACCGGCGGCGCGGATCTCGTGCAGCGGATTTCCTCGGCGTGGCAAGGGAAACGGGCACCGCAGGTACGCCTGCTCCCCGCGGAGATCCCGCTCGACGCGCTGCCACCGGGGCCGGGGAGGAAGATCGTGCTCGGTGTCGCCGAGGCGGACCTGCGACCGGTGCACCTCGACTTCGCGGCCGATCCGCACTTCCTCGCGTTCGGCGACGTCGAATCCGGGAAGAGCGCGCTGCTGCGGGCGATCGCGCGCGGGATCACGACCGCCTACTCCGACGACGACGCGGCGGTCATCGTCGCCGACTACCGGCGCGGCCTGCTCGACGCGGTCACCGGCAGGCACCTGCTCGGGTACGCGGGCTCGGAAAACGTGCTGAGCGGGCTCATCGCGGAATGCGAGCAGGCGATGCGGCTGCGGCTGCCCGGCCCCGACGTGACCGCCGAGCAGCTGCGAAACCGGTCGTGGTGGACCGGCCCCGAGCTGTTCGTCCTCGTCGACGACTACGAACTCGTCGCGACCGTCGGCAGGAACCCGCTGCTGCCGCTGCTCGAATTCCTCCCGCAGGCCAGGGACATCGGCCTGCACCTCGTCCTCGCGCGCGGCAGCGGCGGCGCCGGGCGCGCCCTGTTCGAGCCCGTGCTGCAACGGGTCAGGGAACTGGGCACGCCCGGCCTGGTCATGTCCGGCGCGAAGGACGAGGGCGCACTGCTCGGCGACGTCAAGGCGAGCCCGCTGCCACCCGGCCGCGGCACGCTGGTCAGCAGGCGCCACGGCACCGGCCTCGTCCAGGTCGGGTGGACCAAGCCACTCGATTCCTGAACTGTGGCATCGCCCGGCCCCGCGCTGGAAGGATGGACCGCATGAGCACGAGAGAAGAAGCGCTGCTGGACCTGGTCGGCACGCGCACGTTCGCGACACTGGCCACCCTCCGCCGCGACGGCACTCCGCAACTGTCCACTGTGGTCTACCAGTGGGACGGCGGAGTGCTGCACGTGCCGACCACGGCGGACCGCGCGAAGGCACGCAACCTCCGGCGCGATCCGCGCGTGGTCGCGCACGTGGCAGGCGAGAACGGGCTCGCCTACGCGGTGCTCGACGGCATGGCCGAGCTGTCCCCGGTGAGCGAAGCGCCCGGCGACGAGACGGGCCGGGAGATGCTCGCCCGGTTCGGCTCGTTCGACCCGCAACCGGTCGACGAGGACCGCTACTTCCGGCGCATGGTCGACGAACAGCGCCTGATCATCCGCCTGAACCCGACCCGGGTTTACGGCCTCGCACCGGGTGAACTCCCCGTCCCGGACTGACCACTGCACTCCGGCGGTGCCCCGAAGGTGACTTTCGGGGAATTGAGCGCCCCGAAGGTCACTTTCGGGGCATGGGCCTCGCGGGAGTCGAGTGCGCGAGGGGTGGATGCGCGGCGTCTAGCGCCGTGAAGGCCACCTTGGGGGCATGACAAGCCTCGCCCGCGCGCCCGCGAGGGCAGAGAAAGTGGCGGCGGATGCCCCGAAAGGGACCTCAGGGCATCTACCGCCCCGAAAGTCACCTTCGGGGCATGAGGCTTGCCGGAGGCACGTCCGAAACGGCCTGCTACTTGGGCTGTTTGCAGCGGATTTCGGTGCTGCGCACGAGGAAGTTCGTCACCTTGCCCGCCTTGGTGTCGAAATCGGCGACCCAGCCGGGGTGACCGGGCACCGCCATTTCGTAGCGGCCCTCGGATTCGAGCTTCAGGCCCTTCGGCTGGTACGCGGCCAGCAGCTGGTCCACAGTGGACTCGCGGCCGATACCCTCCGGCGTGGTGATCCCCGGCGGCGCGCTGAGCAGCCGCAGCACGCCGCCACCGAACGACACCCCGCCAGCGGCGTTGGAGCGTTCGATCCGCGCCGCGGACCGGTTCGACTGCTGCTCGCTGATCTTGGTGACCTCGGCGATCGCCGCCGCCGAATCGGCGTACCGCTGCGCCGATTCCGCGAACTGCTTGGCTCCCGCGTTCTTCCCCGGCCCCGCGTCCGCCGCCTTGTTCAGCGCGTCCGACTTGGCCCGAGCGTCCTGATAGGACTTTTCGAGCTCGGCGTCCTTCGCGATCTCGGCCGGGTCGGGCAGCGGGCCGCCCGCGAAGGAGTAGTCCTCGCAGCCGGTCACGACCGAGACCGGGGACGGGCCGAGTTCGCCGGTGGCGACCGCCTCGTCCTTGCTCATCCCCGGCTTCAGCTTCCCGAAACCGTCGAAGCCGAAGCGCGGGGGCCCGTCGGCGGCCGCGGTGCCGCCACCGTCACCGCCACCGTTGTTCACCGCGATCAGCACCCCCGCGACGGCGGCGGCCACGACGACCAAGCCGATCCCGCCCACGAGCCACTTCCGGCCGGAACCCCGGGCGGGCCGACTCGATTCGTCACCGTGGGTGGTCGTTTCTTCGGTGTTCATTTCTGCTTCGTTCTCCCCATGAATGGCGGGCCCGCCGCTTCGACCAGCGGTGGCGCCCGCGACGATCATCGTGTCCGAAAGGGACGGTGTTACCGAGAGCCGGATCACCCAGGGTGTTCCCAGGTCGGGACACCAGGGCGGAGCCGGACAAAACACGCGCGCCGCGTCACTCACGCGGCCCAGCGCGCAGGCGAAAACCATTAACCGACTTCGGTAGGTACCGGCGGATATCTCGACGAAATAAATTCACGGTTGTCCGCTCCAACCGGAGCGAGATTCTCCACCCGGAAGTCGTGCGGAAGGTTTCTCCATGCGAAAGACGAGGGCAGCACTGCTGGCGGGGGTCGCCGCGGCGCTGAGCATCGCGTCGTCGGGCGTCGCGAACGCGCAGGACGTCGACCCGTACATCATCGGCGGCGGCAACGCCGACTCCGCCCCGTGGGGCGCGCAGGTGTTCTGGGACGACGTCAAGGACAACGGCGGGTTCGAGTGCTCCGGCACGATCATCGCGCCGGAATGGGTACTGACCGCGCAGCACTGCCTCAACGACCCCGGCATCCACGTCAAGGTCGGCGACGTGAAGCTCGGGCAGGGCAAGGACGCCAAGGTCGACCAGCAGAAGAAGTCGCCGAACGGGGACATCGCGCTGCTGCACCTGTCGACGAAGGTCGAAGCCACCTACATGAAGCTCGCCGACGGCGACCCGAAGACCGGCGACAAGAACCAGATCTTCGGCTGGGGCCGCACCGAGGGCAGCAGCCCGCCCGCGAGCAGCCTCAAGACCGCGGACGTCGAGGTCACCGGCAGCAGCACGGATGCCTTCGGTGGCAAGGCGATCGCGAGCAAGGGCGTCACGGGAGCCTCGTGGCACGGCGACTCCGGTGGCCCGCAGCTCGCCAACGGCGCGCAGGTCGGCGTCTGCTCGACCGGGGAGAACTCGGGCTCGGACCCGCACGGCACGCAGAACTACGCCAGCATCGAGAACAGCAGGAGCTGGATCAAGGAGACCGCCGGAGTCTGATCTCCCGGCAAGAACCTCGAAGCGCCCGTCCCGCCGCACCCGGCGGGGCGGGCGCTTTGGTGCGCAAGGGCACAGGCGTGGGTAATAGTGCCGCCAGGGAACCGGGTCTTTGTGCCGTTTGACCACGCACGAGGACTTTCTAGCGTGACATTCACCGCGAGACATCGGGCGCCGGGATCACCGGCGCCCGCCACGATCTTCCGCGAGTCGAACGAGTCGAACGAGTCGAGAGGAGGTGGCCCGTGAGCAGTGCCGGCTACCAGAGTGACGCCGCGGCGATGACGCGCGCGGTCCAGGGGTTCGAGGAAACCGCGTCGGACGCCAAGACCACCATGGCCAGCTTGGAAACCGAGCTGACCGAGACCCTGCGCACCTACAAGGGCGACCAGGCCGTCGCGTTCTGGGACCTGCAGCGCGCGCTCCAGGAGAAGATGGCCGCCGCGGTCAGGGAACTCGACACGATGTCGGGCCTGGTCAACCAGAGCTTCCACAACTACGGCAGCGGTGACGCCGACGTGTCGCACCAGCTGCGGCAGGTCTCGAACCTCGCCTCCGACGCCGGGGGCTCGGTGCTCGGCCGCCTGTCCGGCGCGCACTGACCCTTCAGCCAAGCCAGGAAAGGACATCGCATGGCCGACGTCGTGGAAGTCAACTTCGCCGCGCTGCAGCACAGCTCCGCCTCACTGGCCGCCAAGGCCAAGACCCTCACCACGCAGCTCGAACAGCTGCAGGCGAACCTCCAGCCGATCAAGGCGACCTGGTACGCCTCGGGCAGTTCCGCGGGCGCGGCGGCGGAGTCGGCGGAAACCAGGCTGCGCCAGGCGACCGCCGACATCGTCACGATCATCGCGCAGTTCGGCGGCAAGGTCGGCGAAGCGCACGATCTGCAGCACTCACTGGAGAACAAGAACACCGGGTACTTCGCGGTCTGACCGCGGCCAGGTGTCGGCCGGCCGGTGCGGGCCCTCCCCCCAACCCGCACCGGCCGACCGGCTCATCCCCCTCCGCACCCACCAGGAGCCAGCGACGATGTACGACCAGTCCTACTACGTCCATCTCCAGTCGCTCGACGACTTCGTGCGGGAGCTGGAAACCCAGCTCGAAGGCATGGCGAAACCGGGCGAACGGCTCGGCGACCTCGGCGAACGCGCGCCGCTGTTCGGGGAGTTCGGCGAAGCGTCCTCGCTCGCGCGGGCCCACCAGGCCGCCGTCGCCGAGATGCAGGGCCTCCTGGAGCAGGTGAAGGGCGCGATCACGTTCGCGCGCGAGGTCACCACGACCGTCGCGGACGGCTACGCGCAGGCCGACCAGGTCGTCGCGGGCGATCTGCACCGATCGGGGCAGGACGCCGGGTTGCTCGGCGGGATCGGGGCACTGGTCGGCGACGTGCAGGAGGTCTCGTGAACGACACTGGCGAAGCCCCGTTCACGACGGCCGACCGGGTGCGGGTGTCCCGCAAGACACAGGAGGCGTTGTGAGCACGAACTTCGCCGCGTACAGCCACCAGCAGCTCTACGCGATGCTGCAGGCCGGCGACGCCGCCACCGCGCGCACCGCGGCCCAGCGGTGGCAGGCCACCGCGACCGGGCTCCACGACCAGGCGGGCGGCCTCACCGACGAACTGCACGGGTTCGAAGACGGCTGGCGCGGCGGCGCCGCCGACAAGTACCGCACGATGATCACGGACCTGGCCGGCGGCATCAGGAAGGTCGCGCACACCGCGTCCGCGATGCGGGACCTGCTCGAAGACGCCGCCGACGACCTCGACAAGGCGAAGGCGGAGATGCCGCCGCCGGTCGACGTGCCCGCGGTGTCCCCTTCGGACATCTCGCTCGCCGCCACTCCCCCGCTGCTGCCAGCCGACGCGTCCCAAGAAGTGGTCATGGCGGCCGCACGGCAGCGCGCCACCGCGATCAGCGCGGTGCGGTCGCAGCAGCAGGCGGCGGCGACGGCGAACGCCGCGCACGACAAGGCGGTCGCCGTGATGACGACGCTCGCGACCGGGTACACCGCCACCGAACAAGCCATCCCGGCCGCCCCGGACGCCGCCGAAGTGCCCGGCGCGCCTCGCCCCGGCGGCTCCCCCGGCGCCGGGCACGGCACCGGCGAGATCCCCGGCGGTGGCACCGCGGTCGTCCCCGGCGACCACCCGCTGGCCCCGGCCGACGGCGGTACCGCACCAGGTGGCGCGGCACCGGGCGGCACGAAACCCGCCAGCCCGTTGTTCGGGGACATGTTCACCGCCGGTCTCGCGGCCGCGTCCGCCGCCGCGTTCGGCCGGTTCGGCTCGATCATGCCGAAGGTCCCCGGCTGGGCTGGCAAGAAGCCGGAAGAGCGCAAGGACAAGGACACTGTGGACACCGCGGTGACCGGCGGCGCCGGTGGCGGGATCCCGGACGCCGCAAGCGGTTCCGGTGGTGTCGGCGGGCTGGGCGGTCTCGACGGCGGCGCGATCGGCGGCGGCGCCGGGCTCGACGGCACCGTGCCCGCCGCGCACACCGGGCTGTCCGGGTCCACCGGCGCGGGCGGCGCGTTGAGCGGGCTCGCCGGGGGCGCGGCGGGCGCCGCCGGGGCGGCGGCCGCCAAATCGGCCATGCCGATGATGCCGTTCATGCCGATGGGCATGGGGGCGGGCGAGCTCGGCTCCGGGCGGCGGATCCCGCCGTGGCTCGTGGAGACCGAGGACGTGTGGGGCGAATCGTCCGCCGTGGCACCACCGGTGATCGGGACCGAGCCGGACCACCGGTAGCCGACGGCGTCCGGGAGGGGCGGGGAACATGGATCTGGACCGGCTCGCCGAGGACCTGCACGTGCTGGTCGACGACCTGGCCGCGCAGTTCGGCACCGGCGGCGGCATCCAGGTCACCGTCGACGGCGACCTCGACTGCGATCCCACCGCGCCGGGACGCCTGCGCTGCTGGCAGTACGGCGTCCGGCTGGAGTGGCCCAGCAGCCCACGGCAGTGCCTGTCGGGCGTGATCCTGCCGAAGCTGGCGCGCGCGGGCTGGCAGCCGACCGACCGCAGCGGCGGGCGGCGGCTGGTCGTCCAGTTCAGCAAGGACGGGGCGAACCTGAACGTGCACGTGGCCGCCGAGGGCGACGGCGTCGCCATCCTCGGCTCCACCCGGTGCGTGGCGGCCTGATCCGCGCGGACGTGGCAGACTCGGCCGCGTGGACCGTCCGTATGTCGTGCTTTCCGCCGCCGTGTCGCTCGACGGGTTCCTCGACGACGCGAGCGAACGACGGCTCCTGCTGTCGAACGAGGAGGACTTCGACCGGGTCGACGAGGTGCGCGCCGGGGTCGACGCGATCCTGGTCGGCGCGGGCACGATCCACGCGGACGACCCGAAGCTGCTGGTGCGCTCCCCCGAGCGGCGAAGCTCGCGCACGGCACGAGGGCTCGCGGAGAACCCGATCAAGGTCGCACTGACGACGAGCGGCCGCCTCGATCCGTCGGCGGCGTTCTTCACCGCTGGCGACGGCGAAAAACTGGTCTACACAAGCGAATCCGCGTCCGTCGATGGTCTCAACGCGACAGTGGTGAAAGGACTGGAACTGCCCGGGGTCCTCGCCGATCTCGCGAAACGGGGCGTCGGGCGGCTGCTGGTCGAGGGCGGCGGCTCGGTGCACACCCAGTTCCTCACCGGTGGCCTCGCCGACGAGCTGCACCTCGCGGTGGCGCCGGTGTTCGTCGGCGACGAGTCCGCGCCCCGCTTCGTGCGCCCGGGGCGGTTCCCCACCACCAGGGCACGGCTGGTGGAAACCAGCGCGCTCGGTGACGTCGTGCTGATGCGCTACCTGCTCGCCGAGCACGAAGAACGCGATCTCGTCCGGCTCCGGCAGGCGATCGACCTCGCCGAGAACTGCCCGCCGTCGGCGACCTTCCGGGTCGGGGCGGTGCTCGCCGACGCCGACGACCACGTGCTCGCGACCGGGTTCTCCGGCGAGACCGACCCGAAGGACCACGCCGAAGAAGCGGCGCTCGCGAAGGTCGACCCGCGTGACCCGAGGCTCGCGCACGCCACCATCTACAGCTCGCTCGAACCGTGCGGCGAGCGCGCGTCGCGGCCGCTGACCTGTACCGACCACATCCTGCGCGCGGGCATCCCCCGCGTCGTCTTCGCCTGGCGCGAACCGTCGATCTTCGTGGAAGGCACGGGTGCGGAGCTGCTCGCCGCCGCGGGCGCGGAGGTCGTGGAAATCCCGGCGCTGGCCCCGTTCGTCCAGCGCACGAACGCCCATCTGCGCTGAGCCGCTCCGCAAGCCCCTTGATCGAATAGACAGCATTTTGTGCCGAAAGGGGCACTCCACACCGTTCGAGATGTGAAATAGTGACCCTTCTTTACCGAAGGAAAATGTGCGCTCTTTTGACGGGAAAAGTCATTCGGGTGGTGAATTCCCCCCGTGGCGTTTCGAGCTTGGAGGGACTATGCGGCGATCGCGCTGGGTACCGGCGGCTGTGCTGGCGACATCGGTGAGCCTGCTGGCAGCCTGCGGAGGTGGTGGCGACAGCGGGAGCGGCAATGACGCCGCCAATGCCTCCGTCACGGTGTACGGCACCGAACCCCAGAACGGCTTGTTGCCGTCGAACACGAACGAGATCGGCGGCACGAAGGCGCTCGAGCCGATGTTCACCAAACTCGTGAGCTACGACTCGCAGACCGGCGCCCCGTCCAACGCGATGGCCGAATCGATCGAGTCACCGGACGCGAAGACCTACGACATCAAAATCAAGAAGGGTTGGAAATTCCACGACGACACCGAGGTCAAGGCGAAGAACTTCGTCGACGCCTGGAACTGGGCGGCCAGTGCCAAGAACGGCCAGCTGAACTCCTCGTTCTTCGAGCAGATCGAGGGCTTCGACGCGGTCAACCCCGGTAAGGGCAAGACCCCGACCGCGGACACGATGACCGGCCTGCAGGTGATCAACGACTACGAGTTCAAGGTCGTGCTGAAGGCCCCGTTCTCGGTGTTCCCCACGAAGATCGGTTACGACACGTTCTCCCCGCTGCCCGACGTGTTCTTCAAGGACCCGAAGGCGTTCACCGAGCACCCGATCGGCAACGGCCCGCTCAAGTTCGTCTCGCGGACTCCGAACGTGGACATCAAGCTGACCCGCTTCGACGGGTACCCCGGCCAGGACAAGGTCAAGTTCAAGGACCTGACCATCAAGATCTACTCGAGCCAGGAAACCGCCTACCAGGACCTGAAGAGCAACCGCCTCGACTTCATGGAGGCACTGCCCCCGTCGGCTCTCGCGGGCGGCAAGTACAAGACCGAACTGGGCGACGGCCTGATCGAAGGCCACCTGCTCAGCATCAGCACCATCGCGGTGCCGTACTACGTGCCCGGGTACGACAACATCCATCTGCGCAAGGCGATCTCGATGGCGATCAACCGCGAGCAGATCGTGCAGACCGTCATGAACGACACCTACTCCCCCGCCGACGGGTGGATCTCGCGGGGCATCGAGGGGTACCGGCCCGACGTGTGCGGTGAGGCGTGCAAGTACGACCCGGTCAAGGCGAAGGCGGAGCTGGCGCAGTCCGGGTTCACCGGCAAGCTGACCATCACCTCCAACGCCGACGGTGGCCGCAAGGAGCCGCTGGTCGCGGCGTGCAACAGCATCAAGAACGCACTCGGCGTCGAATGCGACTTCGTGCCCGCCACGAACTTCGGCCAGTACCGCGGCATCGTCACCGGCAAGAAGCTCACCGGGATGGGCCGCTCGGACTGGTCGGCGGACTACCCGTCGATCGAGGACTTCCTCAACCCGATCTACAAGACCGACGCCAGCTCGAACGACTCGGCCTACTCCAGCCCGATCACCGACGGCCTGCTGACCCAGGCGGACAGCACCGCGGACAAGGCCGCGGCGATCAAGTTCTACCAGCAGGCCGAGGACCAGGTGGCCAAGGACCTGCCGCAGATCCCGGTGTGGGAGGAGAAGGGCTTCGCGGCGAAGTCGAAGCGGCTGAAGTCGGCGAAGCTCGACTTCCGGCGCATCCCCGACTACGG is part of the Amycolatopsis sp. CA-230715 genome and encodes:
- the eccCa gene encoding type VII secretion protein EccCa; this translates as MTVSRDRLPLFGEQQDEIVLQSPPMLPKGSSGGLMQLMLFLPMMLGMGAMSFVYIGRDGGAMTWVFGALFLTAMIGMVVMSLSRGGAAKKAQINEERRDYQRYLAGLRGQVREIADRQRATMVSLQPDPADLWAYAGTPRLWDRRRADPQFGQVRVGTGPQRLITPLKAPQTVPLEDLDPVSSTNLRHFIRTYSAVPELPVAVSLRAFATVALSGARPRALGLARALLAQLATFHSPADLRIALCVPDHRRAEWDWAKWLPHATATTATDATGPRRLAAAEATTLAELLGPDLGDRPAFTRAAGAGFDHPHVVVVVDGGRIDGEPRLADRHGVTVLVLDDEAREPGEHALCLHVANDRMGMLVGEGAEQRLAFLGAPDALDTGAAEAMARTLTPLHHVTPVVGESPMAATFGLSGLLGLGDPRDIDTAVTWAPRAPRDRLRIPIGVDPQGRPVALDLKESAEGGMGPHGLVVGATGSGKSELLRTLVTGLAVTHSSEKLNLALIDFKGGATFAGMTGLPHTCAVITNLSDDLALVDRMADAINGELLRRQELLRAAGNHASARDYERAREAGADLEPLPSLLVIIDEFSELLSSRPEFIDLFVTIGRLGRSLGIHLLLASQRLEEGRLRGLDSHLSYRVGLRTFSAAESRTVLGVADAYQLPPVPGSAYLKSDTDTLTRLKAAYVSGALPPRHEEDPGGTPDHGVLPFSLDPVDLPATPTVHSEQSDSDSTSETIMGAMLARLAGRGRAAHQIWLPPLDVPPTLDQLLPPLGVAPARGLCPVGWGGNGRLVIPVALVDKPFEQRRDLLWADFSGAGGHALVVGAPQSGKSTLLRSLAAMLAVTHTPEEVQLFVLDLGGGALAPIAGLPHVAGYATRRDAQRCRRVVAELTTLLEQREEFFSANGIESMAAFRQRRAEFTESTEGREFGDVFLLVDNWTTVRQEYEQLEERITALAQRGLGFGVHVVITLNQPMGARAPLRDAIGTRFELRLGDPADSLVDRRTAQNVPANAPGRGLTADKLHFLGALPRIDGDQRADTIGTGGADLVQRISSAWQGKRAPQVRLLPAEIPLDALPPGPGRKIVLGVAEADLRPVHLDFAADPHFLAFGDVESGKSALLRAIARGITTAYSDDDAAVIVADYRRGLLDAVTGRHLLGYAGSENVLSGLIAECEQAMRLRLPGPDVTAEQLRNRSWWTGPELFVLVDDYELVATVGRNPLLPLLEFLPQARDIGLHLVLARGSGGAGRALFEPVLQRVRELGTPGLVMSGAKDEGALLGDVKASPLPPGRGTLVSRRHGTGLVQVGWTKPLDS
- a CDS encoding PPOX class F420-dependent oxidoreductase, yielding MSTREEALLDLVGTRTFATLATLRRDGTPQLSTVVYQWDGGVLHVPTTADRAKARNLRRDPRVVAHVAGENGLAYAVLDGMAELSPVSEAPGDETGREMLARFGSFDPQPVDEDRYFRRMVDEQRLIIRLNPTRVYGLAPGELPVPD
- a CDS encoding S1 family peptidase, with amino-acid sequence MRKTRAALLAGVAAALSIASSGVANAQDVDPYIIGGGNADSAPWGAQVFWDDVKDNGGFECSGTIIAPEWVLTAQHCLNDPGIHVKVGDVKLGQGKDAKVDQQKKSPNGDIALLHLSTKVEATYMKLADGDPKTGDKNQIFGWGRTEGSSPPASSLKTADVEVTGSSTDAFGGKAIASKGVTGASWHGDSGGPQLANGAQVGVCSTGENSGSDPHGTQNYASIENSRSWIKETAGV
- a CDS encoding WXG100 family type VII secretion target produces the protein MSSAGYQSDAAAMTRAVQGFEETASDAKTTMASLETELTETLRTYKGDQAVAFWDLQRALQEKMAAAVRELDTMSGLVNQSFHNYGSGDADVSHQLRQVSNLASDAGGSVLGRLSGAH
- a CDS encoding WXG100 family type VII secretion target, which translates into the protein MADVVEVNFAALQHSSASLAAKAKTLTTQLEQLQANLQPIKATWYASGSSAGAAAESAETRLRQATADIVTIIAQFGGKVGEAHDLQHSLENKNTGYFAV
- a CDS encoding WXG100 family type VII secretion target codes for the protein MSTNFAAYSHQQLYAMLQAGDAATARTAAQRWQATATGLHDQAGGLTDELHGFEDGWRGGAADKYRTMITDLAGGIRKVAHTASAMRDLLEDAADDLDKAKAEMPPPVDVPAVSPSDISLAATPPLLPADASQEVVMAAARQRATAISAVRSQQQAAATANAAHDKAVAVMTTLATGYTATEQAIPAAPDAAEVPGAPRPGGSPGAGHGTGEIPGGGTAVVPGDHPLAPADGGTAPGGAAPGGTKPASPLFGDMFTAGLAAASAAAFGRFGSIMPKVPGWAGKKPEERKDKDTVDTAVTGGAGGGIPDAASGSGGVGGLGGLDGGAIGGGAGLDGTVPAAHTGLSGSTGAGGALSGLAGGAAGAAGAAAAKSAMPMMPFMPMGMGAGELGSGRRIPPWLVETEDVWGESSAVAPPVIGTEPDHR
- a CDS encoding dihydrofolate reductase family protein is translated as MDRPYVVLSAAVSLDGFLDDASERRLLLSNEEDFDRVDEVRAGVDAILVGAGTIHADDPKLLVRSPERRSSRTARGLAENPIKVALTTSGRLDPSAAFFTAGDGEKLVYTSESASVDGLNATVVKGLELPGVLADLAKRGVGRLLVEGGGSVHTQFLTGGLADELHLAVAPVFVGDESAPRFVRPGRFPTTRARLVETSALGDVVLMRYLLAEHEERDLVRLRQAIDLAENCPPSATFRVGAVLADADDHVLATGFSGETDPKDHAEEAALAKVDPRDPRLAHATIYSSLEPCGERASRPLTCTDHILRAGIPRVVFAWREPSIFVEGTGAELLAAAGAEVVEIPALAPFVQRTNAHLR
- a CDS encoding peptide ABC transporter substrate-binding protein yields the protein MRRSRWVPAAVLATSVSLLAACGGGGDSGSGNDAANASVTVYGTEPQNGLLPSNTNEIGGTKALEPMFTKLVSYDSQTGAPSNAMAESIESPDAKTYDIKIKKGWKFHDDTEVKAKNFVDAWNWAASAKNGQLNSSFFEQIEGFDAVNPGKGKTPTADTMTGLQVINDYEFKVVLKAPFSVFPTKIGYDTFSPLPDVFFKDPKAFTEHPIGNGPLKFVSRTPNVDIKLTRFDGYPGQDKVKFKDLTIKIYSSQETAYQDLKSNRLDFMEALPPSALAGGKYKTELGDGLIEGHLLSISTIAVPYYVPGYDNIHLRKAISMAINREQIVQTVMNDTYSPADGWISRGIEGYRPDVCGEACKYDPVKAKAELAQSGFTGKLTITSNADGGRKEPLVAACNSIKNALGVECDFVPATNFGQYRGIVTGKKLTGMGRSDWSADYPSIEDFLNPIYKTDASSNDSAYSSPITDGLLTQADSTADKAAAIKFYQQAEDQVAKDLPQIPVWEEKGFAAKSKRLKSAKLDFRRIPDYGAIEVA